One genomic region from Streptomyces sp. NBC_00457 encodes:
- a CDS encoding (2Fe-2S)-binding protein: MPVPRSALADAYTRLAEVLPGLPITQLGAGEQAPRDGGWITADALAEGGAGLDAFLAWDDAQVERDHGQRARPDVVASFGLHRYAWPACLLITVPWFLSRRVPRFHVTDVSYDRTVPDLDIGRLAVRAHSFACLPGDPAAVLPGARVVADEEALRGEVREAVAEHLEPVLAAFGPRMRRRGRALWGMATDEVVEGLWYVAEVIGEQERARRELELLLPGATKPYVGSAAFRELTGPAGEPLPTRDRASCCMFYTLDPEDACATCPRTCDADRVVKLLAEAAS, encoded by the coding sequence CCCGCTCGGCCCTCGCGGACGCCTACACGCGTCTGGCCGAGGTCCTCCCGGGGCTGCCGATCACCCAGCTCGGCGCCGGGGAGCAGGCCCCCCGGGACGGCGGCTGGATCACCGCCGACGCGCTCGCGGAGGGCGGAGCCGGCCTGGACGCGTTCCTGGCCTGGGACGACGCACAGGTCGAGCGTGACCACGGACAGCGCGCGCGACCGGATGTCGTCGCCAGCTTCGGCCTGCACCGGTACGCCTGGCCGGCCTGTCTGCTGATCACCGTGCCGTGGTTCCTGAGCCGCCGGGTGCCGCGCTTCCACGTGACGGACGTCTCGTACGACCGGACGGTCCCGGACCTGGACATCGGCCGCCTCGCCGTCCGCGCCCACAGCTTCGCCTGTCTGCCCGGCGACCCCGCCGCCGTCCTGCCCGGCGCCCGTGTCGTCGCCGACGAGGAGGCGCTGCGCGGCGAGGTGCGGGAGGCCGTCGCCGAGCATCTGGAACCCGTGCTCGCGGCCTTCGGTCCGCGGATGCGGCGGCGCGGGCGGGCGCTGTGGGGCATGGCGACCGACGAGGTCGTCGAGGGGCTCTGGTACGTCGCCGAGGTGATCGGCGAGCAGGAGCGGGCGAGGCGGGAGCTGGAGCTGCTGCTGCCGGGGGCGACCAAGCCGTACGTCGGCTCCGCCGCCTTCCGCGAGCTGACCGGGCCGGCCGGCGAGCCGCTGCCCACCCGGGACCGGGCGAGCTGCTGCATGTTCTACACGCTGGACCCCGAGGACGCCTGCGCCACCTGCCCGCGCACCTGCGACGCGGACCGCGTCGTCAAACTCCTGGCCGAAGCGGCCAGTTGA